A region from the Microbispora sp. ZYX-F-249 genome encodes:
- a CDS encoding carbohydrate ABC transporter permease yields MRSPEKGARAHRAGAVPYLFLAPAMALFALFMALPIGYTIYLSLRRTKVSGLGLGKGARTEVFAGLANYAAAVGDGELWAGWLRVLGYGALVLVLMLGLALVFALMLDAAHVRLARLTRISIFLPYAVPGVAATLMWGFLYLPSLSPFGEHPFLSAGLVTFSMANVAVWGGTGFNMLVLYTNLRAVPREYYEAARIDGASELDIALRIKIPILVPSIILTTVFSVIATVQVFTEPTTLRPLTNTISSTWSPLMKVYRDAFVTGDLYSAAATSMVIAGISLVLSFGFLRIVKNRAFGEG; encoded by the coding sequence ATGCGATCTCCTGAGAAGGGCGCCCGCGCGCATCGCGCGGGCGCCGTGCCCTACCTGTTCCTCGCCCCGGCCATGGCGCTGTTCGCGCTCTTCATGGCCCTGCCCATCGGTTACACGATCTATCTGAGCCTGCGGCGCACGAAGGTCTCCGGACTGGGCCTCGGCAAGGGGGCCCGTACGGAGGTCTTCGCCGGGCTCGCCAACTACGCGGCGGCCGTCGGCGACGGCGAGCTGTGGGCCGGCTGGCTGCGCGTCCTCGGATACGGCGCGCTGGTGCTGGTGCTGATGCTGGGGCTCGCCCTCGTGTTCGCGCTCATGCTCGACGCCGCGCACGTGCGGCTCGCCCGCCTCACCCGGATCTCGATCTTCCTGCCGTACGCCGTGCCCGGCGTGGCCGCGACGCTGATGTGGGGCTTCCTCTACCTGCCCAGCCTCAGCCCGTTCGGCGAGCACCCGTTCCTGAGCGCCGGCCTGGTGACGTTCTCGATGGCGAACGTCGCGGTCTGGGGCGGCACCGGCTTCAACATGCTGGTGCTCTACACGAACCTGCGGGCCGTGCCGCGGGAGTACTACGAGGCGGCCAGGATCGACGGCGCGAGCGAACTCGACATCGCGCTGCGCATCAAGATCCCGATCCTGGTCCCGTCGATCATCCTGACCACCGTGTTCTCCGTCATCGCGACCGTCCAGGTGTTCACGGAACCGACCACCCTTCGGCCGCTGACGAACACGATCAGCTCGACCTGGAGCCCCCTGATGAAGGTGTACCGCGACGCGTTCGTCACCGGCGACCTCTACTCGGCCGCCGCGACCTCCATGGTGATCGCCGGCATCTCCCTCGTCCTGTCGTTCGGTTTCCTGCGGATCGTGAAGAACCGCGCGTTCGGGGAGGGCTGA
- a CDS encoding carbohydrate ABC transporter permease has product MTATALPRGRGHARPAPRRPLGVVPTGVLVLGAIYTLFPVSWVVVAATKSKAELFSTSTFAPGTGLLSNLGDLFAYRDGVFWLWLLNTLLYAGGGAVLSTAVSTVSGYALATYDFPGRNLIFNLLIGGILVPSVVLAIPQYLLFSKAGLADTYWSVLLPQILHPYSIYLARIYARAAIPGSLLEAGRLDGAGEWRLFRQVALPMMTPGMVTIFLFQFVAIWNNFLLPFIMLGDDHRFPLTVGLYTLLAAGANQPSLYNLILTGTMLSLVPLIALFLTMQRYWRTDLSGGAVKS; this is encoded by the coding sequence ATGACCGCCACCGCGCTGCCGCGCGGCCGCGGCCACGCCAGGCCGGCGCCGCGCCGGCCGCTGGGAGTCGTGCCGACCGGGGTGCTCGTGCTGGGCGCCATCTACACCCTGTTCCCGGTGAGCTGGGTGGTGGTCGCGGCCACCAAGTCGAAGGCCGAACTGTTCTCCACCTCGACGTTCGCGCCCGGGACCGGGCTGCTGTCCAACCTGGGCGACCTGTTCGCCTACCGCGACGGCGTCTTCTGGCTCTGGCTGCTCAACACCCTCCTGTACGCCGGGGGCGGCGCGGTCCTGTCGACCGCCGTGTCCACCGTCTCGGGCTACGCCCTCGCCACGTACGACTTCCCGGGGCGGAATCTGATCTTCAACCTGCTCATCGGCGGCATCCTCGTGCCGTCGGTGGTGCTGGCGATCCCGCAGTATCTGCTGTTCTCCAAGGCCGGCCTGGCCGACACGTACTGGTCGGTGCTGCTGCCCCAGATCCTGCATCCGTACAGCATCTACCTGGCCCGGATCTACGCCAGGGCCGCGATCCCGGGCTCGCTGCTGGAGGCGGGCCGGCTGGACGGCGCGGGCGAGTGGCGATTGTTCCGCCAGGTGGCGCTGCCGATGATGACGCCGGGCATGGTGACGATCTTCCTGTTCCAGTTCGTCGCGATCTGGAACAACTTCCTGCTGCCGTTCATCATGCTGGGCGACGACCACAGGTTCCCGCTGACGGTCGGCCTCTACACGCTGCTCGCCGCGGGCGCCAACCAGCCGTCGCTGTACAACCTGATCCTCACGGGGACGATGCTGTCGCTCGTCCCGCTGATCGCGCTGTTCCTCACGATGCAGCGCTACTGGCGTACGGACCTGTCCGGCGGGGCCGTGAAAAGCTGA